The DNA window TATCCGGATTTGAAGGTAACGGCGCGATCGAGTTACTGGCTTGAGCGGGAGAACGAGAGCAAGCCATAGAATCGGGCTTTGAGCGAGGGCCGCATGAGAGACGCATCCCGACGAAGGTTTTGCGCGGCCGGTCTTGCCACAGCCACGAGCTTCGCGCTGATGGACGGCCGGATGTATGGGCAGACGGGCTCATCGGGTGGCATCCGCCCCGACGTCGCGGCGATCGATCATGACCGCATTCTGGCCATGGCTGACGCTGCGATGGGGCAGCCGGTTCAGCCGATCACTTCGATCCCGGCAAAGCGTTCGCCTAGGACGGCAAATGATTACTACTCCGAACCGGAGGACTACTTCCCTGCCGACGGGGCCGATGCTGCATCTTCAGCGCTGTGGGCGCACCGAGCGAATACCGTCAACCCCGATGCGTTCGCCGCACATCGGGAACTAGTGTACAAACTGGGCCATGTTGTCGCGGCGCTGACTGCAGCCTTCGTGATCACTCGAGAGGGGCGGTATGCGTCGCGGGCGGCAGAGCATCTTCGAGCTTGGTTCGTTACCCCCGGCACGCGCATGACACCGAGCCTCCAGTTTGCACAACGGATCCCTGGCGCGGCATCGGGGAGGCCAGAGGGCGTCATCGAGACGGTGCCCCTGGCGGAGGTGGCACGGTCGGTGCGATTCCTCGCCGCCAGCGACGCTCTGACTACCGCGGACCTGACGGCGATCCGCAAATGGTTCGCGGAGTATGCGACATGGATGAACGAGTCCCGGACGGCGGGCCTGGCGCGCGACATGAAGGACCAGCATGGAAGTTCGTGGCTCTTCCAGAGTGCGGCTTACGCGGATGCGAATGTGCAGGGGCTGACCTCCGATGATGCCACCCTGGGCGCGCTGCGCCACCGCTTCCGCACGATGACTTTGAGGGCCGAGATCACCGGCATCGGGATCTTTCCTCATGTTGTCTCGTCGCCGAACCCGTTCCGCGACTGCCTCTTCAATCTTGACCTGCTATGCCTGGCTTGCGAGCTAATGACGACGCGCTTCGACAATCCATGGGAGTTTGAGCTGCAGGATGGTCCGGGACTTCGAGCGGCGGTCGCGTTCCACTATCCGGCGATCGCGAACCGAGCGGTGTGGCCTTACCCAGCGGATTTGGCACACTTCAAAGAACTGCCGGGGAAGCGGATCAGTCTTTTGCTGGCTGGGCGGGCGTATCGCCATCCGGAGTATGTCGACCTGTGGCGGACACTACAACCGCTGCCCGAGAGCGCCGCGCCAGAGCTGCTGAGCACCTTAGCCGTGACCCAGCCGTTGCTATGGTTCACTCAGCCGAAACCGCCAGCTGCTCCGGCCTAACTGAGGCATGGCCTTGGTTTGCGTACACTGGCACGGTGTAGTCAGCGAGGTTTCTCTGGGCCCCGATTCTGCATCCAACCCGAATGGAGAGAAAGGCCGCGAACGGTAGCGACAGGTGACTGAGATATGAATATGACTCTGACGGAAAAATCTGCACTCCTCGACAGGACCCTTAGCCAGCTTGGAAGTGTGCTGGTCGCGTACTCCGGCGGCACTGATTCGGCGTATCTGGCATGGAGCGCGCACCGCGTGCTCGGCGACAACATGCTGGCGGTGATTGCAGACTCGGCTTCTCTTCCCCGCGCAGAGCTCTCTGCAGCCGTGGATTTCACAAAGACGCACAAGATTCCGACCTACATCCTGCACACTGAAGAACTGGATAACGCGGATTATCAGCGCAACGATAGCCGCCGGTGCTTTCACTGCAAGGATGAGCTGTTTACGCGCATGGAGAAGGAACGTAAGCGGCTGGGGTATCGACATATCGCCTACGGGATGAACCTTGACGACAAGGGTGAGTTCCGCCCCGGCCAGATGGCCGCAGAGCAGCATCATGCGGTTGCTCCGTTGTTCACGGCGCAGCTTCGCAAATTTGAGATACGCACGCTGGCGCGGGCGGCTGAGTTGTCGATCGCGGAGAAGCCTGCATCGGCCTGCCTCGCTTCGCGCATCGAATACGGCAGGACGGTGACGAAGGAGAATCTTTCGCAGGTGGAGCTTGCGGAGGAGATCCTCCATGCGCTTGGATTTATGCAGGTTCGGGTCCGGCACCATGGCGACCTGGCGCGGATTGAGATCGACCGGGCGGACCTGCCACGTGCCCTGTCGATTCATGTGCTCGACCAGATCACTCCGGCGATCAAGGATCTCGGATTTCAATATGTCACCCTGGACGCGCAGGGATATCGATCTGGATCGATGAACGATATGCTATCGGCGTCGGATATCCTCTCCGCTATTCGATAATGGTGCGGGATGCACACTCCAAGATTTCGGGATGACGACGATGAAGATGGCTTATCTGGATTGCTTTGCTGGACTCTCCGGCGATATGTTTCTTGGCGCGCTGATCGGTGCCGGAGTGGAACGCAAAACGCTGGATGAGGCAGTCGCGTTGCTCCGGTTGGGAGCGTCGCTGAAGATCGGCACGGTCGACCGAAGCGGGATCTCAAGCGTGAAGGTGGATGTCTTCGAAGGAGATCATCTGGCTGAGGCTGTGCCCTCGTCCGCCGAGAGATTTCAGGATCAGGCTGCGAACCAGCCGGTGTACTCGAGGCATCCTGAGACACAGCATCAACACAAGACTGGCGTTCCTCATACTCACGAACATGAGCATTCCCATCCGCATGTGCACGGGCATGGGCGGTCGCTTACGGCGATCCGTGAGTTGATCCAGGCTTCGACGCTCTCTGCGCCTGTCATCCGCACAGCAGTACGGGCGTTTGAGCTGCTGGGCAACTCCGAAGCGCGAATACATAACGTTCCCGTTGAGGAGATTCACTTCCACGAGGTGGGAGCGGTGGACGCAATCGTGGACATTGTCGCCGCGTCTGCGGGGATCCATGCTCTCGGGGCGGATGGGTGGATGGCGTCGCCGGTGAATGTTGGCGGCGGAATGGTGGATTGCGCGCATGGGCGCTTCCCCGTTCCCGCACCGGCTACGGCAGACCTGCTGCGCGGCGTACCTACCTATTCTGCGAACGTGCAGATGGAGTTGGTGACGCCCACTGGTGCCGCTTTGCTACGGGTCTTGATGGAAGAGAAGGGTCTCACCTTCGGCTCGCAGCCGGCGATGACGGTGCACAAGATCGGCTACGGTGCGGGATCGCGCGATCCCAGGGGCTTCCCGAACGTGCTGCGTCTTTCTATCGGTGAGACCGCTGCGACGTCGCATCCTGATCATGGAAAGCATCATGAAGCGGAGACGGTGACGGTGCTCGAGACGGCGCTCGATGATCTGTCGCCGCAGGTGCTGGCGCATGTGGCGGAGATGGCGCTGCAACGAGGCGCTCTGGACGTGATGCTCACCCCGGTGATCATGAAGAAGGGACGCCCTGGAACCTTGCTGACAGTGCTCTGCAATCCTGGCGAAAGCGCCGTGCTCGAGCGTCTTCTGCTGACCGAGACAAGCACCCTGGGCATTCGTGTCCGCGAAGACAAGCGTTCCTGCCTCGACCGGACGTTTACGACGGTTGAGACGGCCTATGGTCCGGTGAAGGTGAAAGTGGGCAGTCTGCAAGGTGAAGCGTTGAACGCCAATCCGGAGTTTGAAGACTGTCGCGCCGCGGCGGCGGCACATGCAGTGCCGGTCAAGCAGGTTCAGCAGGCGGCGATCGCCGCGTATGTGCAGGGACGGAATGGATAAGTCAGCGCTGCTCGCGTTGCTCTCATCGGTCGAACGCGGGGAAATCACGCCGGCAGCCGGAGCGGAGCGGCTCGCCAATCTGCCGTTCGAAGACATTGGGCACGCGCGGATCGATCACCACAGGAGTCTGCGAACGGGACTGCCCGAAGTTATCTACGCCGCCGGAAAGACACCGGCGCAGGTAGCCGAGATTTTCTCGCGAATGGCGGAGGCGGGCAGCGACGTCCTGGCCACCCGGGTCTCGCCGGAGGCCGTCACCGCCATCCAACTAGCGGTTGCGGGTACGGTTCACTATGAGACCGCACGGATCGTCGCCCTTCGCCAGAAACCAGCAGCGAAGGTGGTTGAACGGCCCTGTATCGCGGTGCTCTGCGCTGGAACCAGCGATCTGCCAGTAGCCGAAGAGGCCGCAGTCACGGCAGAGCACTTCGGGGTGAATGCCCTGCGACTCTATGACGTGGGCGTGGCCGGAGTTCATCGGCTGCTCGCCGTGCGTGAGCAACTGGCACAGGCCGATGCTGTGATCGTCTGTGCGGGGATGGAGGGGGCCCTGCCCTCGGTGGTCGGAGGACTGGTCGGCGTACCGGTAATCGCGGTGCCAACGTCGGTCGGATACGGGGCGAGCTTCGGCGGCGTAACAGCGCTGCTCGGAATGTTGAACTCGTGCTCGCCAAATGTTTCGGTGGTGAATATAGACAATGGGTTTGGCGCGGCATACTCCGCGACTCTGATTGCGCGGACAGCCCGGAGATAGTTCCGCGCGTTTTCGTAGCGCGAAACTCCACCCCGGCGGCACACAACTGTAGATGCCGGTCTGCATCCAAGTTCCTGAACCATTCCGTCAAGCTCAGGAGATTCCGTCATGGAGCGTCGTGATTTTTTGAAGTCTGCGACCGTAGCAGGCCTTGGTGCTGCCGCCACAGGAAGCGTTCCCGCTAACGCACAGGCAAAGACTGGCGCAACACGGCCGCAATCGCCGGACATGATCTACCGCCAGCTTGGGACGACGGGCGAGATGGTCTCTGCGATTGGGCTGGGAGGATTTCATATCGGCAAGCAGGCTGATCCTGAGGAGAGCATCTCGCTGATCCGGAAGGCGATCGACAGCGGCATTACCTTCCTAGACAACTGCTGGGACTACAACAACGGCACCAGTGAGGTCCGCATGGGGAACGCCCTGCGCGAT is part of the Granulicella aggregans genome and encodes:
- the larE gene encoding ATP-dependent sacrificial sulfur transferase LarE, which gives rise to MTLTEKSALLDRTLSQLGSVLVAYSGGTDSAYLAWSAHRVLGDNMLAVIADSASLPRAELSAAVDFTKTHKIPTYILHTEELDNADYQRNDSRRCFHCKDELFTRMEKERKRLGYRHIAYGMNLDDKGEFRPGQMAAEQHHAVAPLFTAQLRKFEIRTLARAAELSIAEKPASACLASRIEYGRTVTKENLSQVELAEEILHALGFMQVRVRHHGDLARIEIDRADLPRALSIHVLDQITPAIKDLGFQYVTLDAQGYRSGSMNDMLSASDILSAIR
- a CDS encoding alginate lyase family protein; the encoded protein is MRDASRRRFCAAGLATATSFALMDGRMYGQTGSSGGIRPDVAAIDHDRILAMADAAMGQPVQPITSIPAKRSPRTANDYYSEPEDYFPADGADAASSALWAHRANTVNPDAFAAHRELVYKLGHVVAALTAAFVITREGRYASRAAEHLRAWFVTPGTRMTPSLQFAQRIPGAASGRPEGVIETVPLAEVARSVRFLAASDALTTADLTAIRKWFAEYATWMNESRTAGLARDMKDQHGSSWLFQSAAYADANVQGLTSDDATLGALRHRFRTMTLRAEITGIGIFPHVVSSPNPFRDCLFNLDLLCLACELMTTRFDNPWEFELQDGPGLRAAVAFHYPAIANRAVWPYPADLAHFKELPGKRISLLLAGRAYRHPEYVDLWRTLQPLPESAAPELLSTLAVTQPLLWFTQPKPPAAPA
- the larB gene encoding nickel pincer cofactor biosynthesis protein LarB, which codes for MDKSALLALLSSVERGEITPAAGAERLANLPFEDIGHARIDHHRSLRTGLPEVIYAAGKTPAQVAEIFSRMAEAGSDVLATRVSPEAVTAIQLAVAGTVHYETARIVALRQKPAAKVVERPCIAVLCAGTSDLPVAEEAAVTAEHFGVNALRLYDVGVAGVHRLLAVREQLAQADAVIVCAGMEGALPSVVGGLVGVPVIAVPTSVGYGASFGGVTALLGMLNSCSPNVSVVNIDNGFGAAYSATLIARTARR
- the larC gene encoding nickel pincer cofactor biosynthesis protein LarC, whose protein sequence is MTTMKMAYLDCFAGLSGDMFLGALIGAGVERKTLDEAVALLRLGASLKIGTVDRSGISSVKVDVFEGDHLAEAVPSSAERFQDQAANQPVYSRHPETQHQHKTGVPHTHEHEHSHPHVHGHGRSLTAIRELIQASTLSAPVIRTAVRAFELLGNSEARIHNVPVEEIHFHEVGAVDAIVDIVAASAGIHALGADGWMASPVNVGGGMVDCAHGRFPVPAPATADLLRGVPTYSANVQMELVTPTGAALLRVLMEEKGLTFGSQPAMTVHKIGYGAGSRDPRGFPNVLRLSIGETAATSHPDHGKHHEAETVTVLETALDDLSPQVLAHVAEMALQRGALDVMLTPVIMKKGRPGTLLTVLCNPGESAVLERLLLTETSTLGIRVREDKRSCLDRTFTTVETAYGPVKVKVGSLQGEALNANPEFEDCRAAAAAHAVPVKQVQQAAIAAYVQGRNG